The following coding sequences are from one Ornithodoros turicata isolate Travis chromosome 1, ASM3712646v1, whole genome shotgun sequence window:
- the LOC135383621 gene encoding uncharacterized protein LOC135383621: MPYATAATVARTFVSTWVARFGVPSQITTDRGKQFESRLLTSPTELLGTNRCRTTVYHPCANGIVERFHRHLKAAIMAYGNSSKWHDCLPLVLLGLRASWKEDLGCTAADLEYGTSLALPAQFFEPTPSTAINPSDYVEDMREHFSHITPTPTRAHQSGKTFLSPQLTFSSGPML; encoded by the coding sequence ATGCCATACGCCACCGCCGCCACGGTCGCCCGCACTTTTGTTTCCACCTGGGTCGCAAGGTTCGGTGTCCCTTCTCAGATCACCACCGATAGAGGCAAGCAATTCGAATCTCGACTACTCACATCACCGACGGAGCTCCTCGGTACCAACCGTTGTCGCACGACTGTTTATCACCCATGTGCCAACGGTATAGTCGAGCGCTTCCACCGTCACCTGAAGGCGGCCATCATGGCCTATGGCAATTCATCCAAATGGCACGACTGTCTTCCATTAGTCCTCCTGGGACTTCGGGCCTCGTGGAAAGAGGATTTAGGCTGCACCGCTGCCGACCTGGAGTACGGCACCAGCCTTGCCCTTCCGGCCCAGTTCTTCGAGCCCACTCCCTCAACTGCCATTAACCCCTCGGACTACGTAGAGGACATGCGTGAGCACTTCTCCCACATCACACCCACTCCTACGCGAGCACACCAGTCCGGCAAGACGTTTCTCTCTCCGCAACTCACGTTTTCTTCCGGACCGATGCTTTGA